DNA from Pseudophryne corroboree isolate aPseCor3 chromosome 7, aPseCor3.hap2, whole genome shotgun sequence:
TGAGCTGCATGGACAAGACACTGCGAACCGCTCAACCGACAGTGGAGGATCACTTGTATATTGGGAGGTGGGGTTGTATTTTAGAATGATAGCAAAGTGAACACCTAGCATATTCGCGTGGCTCACCTAGAATGTCAAGGTAGGTTCCCATATGCACGTGTTATGGCTAAATGCCCTATTAATTGTAGGTATCAATTATCTTAAAAACTGgagccagttctaaaaaaaaatactttcCTTTATATTCAGAATCTGCACCACAAAGTTACCCCAATATACGTGGGACATGTATAAACTCCAGATAGTACCTCATCCTGTAGGTACCTACTGCAACTAGAGAAAGCTACCAGGCAGAACTCATGGAAGAAACATGTTCAGACTTCCTATGTCCCAACATAAGGGATTAAAGCATTTTTTTCCCCATTAAGCTCTAAAAGAAAAGTCCTGAAAATACAGGACTAGACTGTCCTGACATGCTATAGTAACTGGAAACTGCCACGAAACTTGCAGGATTTGCTATGTCTTCTATATaataaaatgaaagaaagaaagaaagaaagaaagaaagaaagaaagaaagaaagaaagaaagaaagaaagaaagaaagaaagaaagaaagaaagaaagaaagaaagaaagaaagaaagaaagaaagaaagaaagactcaATAAAAGCCAGCCAACGCTGGGCATTGCTGCTAGTCCACATAAAATCAACTGGGCGATACCGTTCACGTACATTACAGAGATGCAATGTAACAAATTTAAGAAAGAACATACCTTCCTCCGCGTTTTTAAGCCATTCCACAAATTTTTTCATCTGGTCCAGGAACACACTCTTTCCTTTTGCAACATGTGCGTCTTTGTACCACTTCAAAATTGGCTCTTCACTTAGGACTTCAGCTGGAGGAAATATACATATATTAGCCAGCACATACACAGATCAATATGCAGCATGTATTATGTATAAGCTCTGCACATTTAATGTACACACTATGGAGAGAACAGCTGCAGTACAGCAACCTTGTCCCAACATTATCCAAACCAGGTTATTGTTAAGGAAGAGCGACTATTCATTAAGGCTACATTTTCTCCATCTCATTACCAGGTGTAATATCTCAACCGATAATATCTCAACCGATGCTTGCAATAGGTCCTCCCTAGTATATTCCACCTTCACATATAATTCAAAGTCCAATGGGCAGGATCATTTTTGTAAGATATTCTAATTGGTAGTGCATCTCTAAGACTATAGATCTAGCATAAAGCCAATACATTTAGCTACCTAATTTGCAATACGCTATCCCAAAAGACTAACAACCAAATAAAatcctagaaacatagaatttgacggcagataagaacttggcccatctagtctgtccctttttttttttatcctttaggcaatctcaaccctttttgaaccttaattctttgtaaggatattcatatgcctgtcccaagcatgtttaaattgctctacagtcttagcctctaccacctctgatgggagactattccactcatccactaccctttctgtgaagtaatttttcccctgaacctccccccccctccagtctcagtgtatgtcctcatgttctaatatttctcttcctttgaagaatgtttccctcctgaactttgttaagacccttgatatatttgaaagtttttatcatgtcccccctttcccgtctctcctccaaactatacatgttaagatcttttagcctttccgggtacgttttgtgatgtaggccatgcaccattttagttgcccttctttgtacactctctaatgtatttatatccttctggagatatggggtcagatgtactaagcttgaaaagtgataaatatcactgtgataaagcaccagccaatcggctcctaactgtcatttttcaaacacagcctgtgacatggtagttaggagccgattggctggtgctttatcacagtgatatttatcaattTTCAGGCATAGTTCATctcccccatggtctccagaactggacacagtattccagatggggccgcaccaatgacctatacagtggcattatcacttcttttttcctactactgattcctctccctatgcaaccaagcatctgactagcctttctcattgctttcttgcattgctttcctgccttcaagtcacttgaaatagtgactcctaaatccctttcctcctcagtagtttccattatagtacccttgatactatatttagcctttgggtttttgagacccaagtacatgattttgcattttttagcattaaactgtagttgccacgttcttgaccatttctcaagcctacctaggtcattaatcatttgttttacccctcccggtgtgtctaccctgttgcatatctttgtatcatctgcaaaaaggcatacctttccttcaataccatctgcaatgtcaccaacaaagatattaaagagaactggaccaagtacagatccctggggtactccactggtaacatttccctccatagattgctctccattaactacaactgtctgtttcctaccctgcaaccaggttcttatccatttaacggttttataatccacccctacgctttcaagtttatttagcagtctgcgatgtgggacagtatcaaatgccttactaaagtctagatatgctacatctacagctccccctagatctattattttcgtcacagagtcaaaaaagtaaataagatttgtttggcatgatctcccaccagtaaatccatgctgttttggatcctgtaagtggtttgatttaagatattccacaactctttcttttaatagtttttccattactttccctactactgatgtaaggcttactggtctgtagttacttgcttcttccttacttccacttttgtgcagtggaactacatttgctcttttcaagtcctatggaatagcacctgtatttagtgactggttaaataattctgttaaaggtttaaccagcacatcttttagctctttgagtatccttgggtgtatcccatctggtcccattgatttatccacttttagttgtgaaagttctgttaggaccttctcctctgttccttgcgacttaactgtggccccatccctttgtCTGTAGTAAACactgagcaaaaattattatttaggtgatctgctattgcctggtcaccgtccaccaaatgctcactctctgtcttaagtcttattattcctccatttgattttctcctttcacttatatacttaaaaaagttttgccccctttatccactgactgggccattttctcctcagcttctgcctttgcacgtctgatcactttcttagcatccttccgtctgtcaagatacacctctttgttattattttgagtctgtttgtatttcctaaaagccatcttttttgctttcacactagttgctacttttgtgaaccacgctGGCTTCCttgtcctggtgcttttcctaacccttttgatacaaagatcagttgcacttagtattgcacttttcagtttttcccacctcttctgcactccttccaagttccaccagtccaccaatgaatcacttaaacatctccccatttttgcaaagtcagcatttctaaaatccaacacctttgtttgtgtgtgacaggagttggatcctgtctttatactaaaccatactgcttgatgatcactggatcccaggtgctcacccacatatatgtcggatatcccatCACCATTTgttagaattaaatctaatattgaatctttgcgaatgggctccgtcaccaattgcttgagagatgctccctgtaaggaatgtagaaatttgccacttgtagctgaacttgcaaaagacccctcccaatttacatcaggtaaattaaagtctcccatgattatgacttctccctttaaagccattttagtgatgtccaacaataggttcctgtccaaatcctgccccatgtctggtggtctatagatcaccccaatgcgaataatgtccttttccccggtttctatggtgacccaaagggcctcagttttgtcttcaatattttgtattaaagtagcatttatgctttttttcacatacattgctacccctcctcctattctttcttcctaaataaattgtatcatgctatagctatgtcccagtcatgattttcattgcaccatgactctaattgccacaaaatccaggttatcccttgtcatatcgcaattagctctggaattttgtctcctaagctcctagcatttgcacacatagctttaagaattttgtctgtgcatttgttattagtagccatgtccagactgtacaaaataaatgacaagtttaaaattgaaattaccagtttggggatgttgctcagtgatagatagatagatagatagatagatagatagatagatagatagatagatagatagatagatagatagatagatagaaatctgTGCAGAAGTCTACACACTTACCTTTATAGAAAAGCACCACGATTTTCTGGAACGATTTCATGAAGTGAATGTTGTCATAACAATACTCCTGAATTTTCAGCAGCAAAGTCAGCTCAGACTGACCTTGTGTGGTAAAGGCAGCAAGTAGAGGGCTGTATTGCTGGAAAGAAGATCATGTTTTATTATAATGGCGCCACCTAGTGTCCATATCGGTGTACAGGGAAGATGACAAAGTTATAAACAATTAATGCAAACAGTGAGAGGACACAAGTAAATGAGTGACCCAACAAACACAAAAGGATCAGAGTAGTGGATTGAGAGGGAGCAGAAATAAAAGGATGGAGGGACCTGTTCATTAGGCTGTCACTTTATGGATAATGCTGCAAGAGGAATTTGTACACACACGCACCTGGAGGACAGGTGTGATTTCAGAATGTGATTATTCATCTCTTGGCACATATTCAGGTATTTAAATGATGCACGTGTCACTGTATTAAGTCCTTTGGAAAAACCTTCTTGCCGTAAATAAACAGCTTGTTGGGACAATCATACAGTGCTGATCCTTCCCTTCTTAAAATGGTTGAGGGAAGAGCTGGGCTTTTCCCTGATATAGTTGCATATGATGCAACCTGTTAGAAAGCCCACTGTGCAGCTGCAGGAAGAGAACTTCCTGCAGCTGCCACTCTACAGAGGGACTTCACAGCCCCTCTACTTTCTGGTTAATTTCCCCAAGTGCTTGTCGTGTAGCCGATCGCTGCTGACCGGACAGCCTAGCACAGCGATGGTCCAATATATTGGCCATCAGTGTGAACTGATTATTTTTGATAAATTATGTTGTATaaagttcttaacctaattcaatcattaaaaaaacaaaaaacacaattaTGCAGCATGTTTTGGAATAACATGAGCCAGTTAAGAGACTTCCTTTTGAGTACTAAAGCTAGAGATTTTAGAAAACAACAAACACATTAATAGTATGTACTGCTGCATCAATCAACCTTTTAACGGGTTTACTTTTTGGAACTCCGCGCCATCTTCTTTGATAGATAAGGAGCGTCGTACAACCATTGGCCTACAGTTCCTCAGTTGATGCATCTTACTAGATTTCTGAGCACAAGTCTCCCTCCAAACAGGAAGACCATGTCAGACTCCTGATCAGGGACAGTATGACCAGCCACCAATCAAAAAAAGCCACCCTAGCGTGACCGGCTCCCTCGGCACAATTCTAAAACGGAGGGCTGATGGGGGATAGAAGGGGAGGAGTCTACACACttacaccccttttccactagctccttaaaacactgataaatgcgcgggggcgcgcatttacccgtgtttttccctagtggaaacgggtcccccggcaaattcccagaccaagtgatccaggaatcctacccggctagctgtctagtgtgaacgggagccgtgtcgaggcgacacggctcccgtccacagagcatagggaaggcggcgctgggagatcatgtgagctCCCAGAActgcgtcactagcgcgtcaccaacccggcaattgccgggttggtgagcgctgtctgcaaggggctgtagcacgggtcgcagccgtgtcaggcgacacggctgcgacccgtgctactctagtggaaaaggggtataagattctTTAAGTGCCAGCTTCCAATAGCCACCCAGCTATACCCCAGTGTCTTCAGCTTCCAGTGTCCACTAGTGGATGAATAATGAACAGCAGAAGACAACCAGAAGGCTAAACAGCGACACCAGCACAGGTTAATAGGAGAACTGTCAAAGTGATGTGGGAAGATCATGCCTACAAGAACAGTTTACATTAGTGATGGCCATTGATGGTTAGCAATCACAGATGGTTACACCATCTATGGGGGAGGTTCAATGGTGAAAGCAATTGCTTTTCCGTTTGTGTCTCCATTCATTTGCACAAACCTAAACCATCCATGGACAACCCCTAAGTTCACACGTACCTTCAAGTGTTTGATGGCTTGCTCTGTCACTAGCTCCTCCTTTTTGTTCCACTCCACGCAGCTCATCACACTGGACCACAGGATCCCAATCACCGTCTGCTCGGAGATGTTCTTTTTCATTTCTTCTTTTATGTACAAAGTGATCTAAAGGCAAAAACGACTGGTTGAGCAGACAGCCTTATAAAGACGCAATCTGCGCACAAAAAACAAACCTTGCAATGATCTAAGGTCCTTACGTCTTTAAGAGGCTCATCCCGTGACATCATTTCCTGTAGTTCCTTTTGCAGCTCCTTACGAGCCCCGATGGTTTGCTGGTTTCGGACGTACTCCGCCAGCTCTTTTAAGCCCGCGTCGGTGAAGTATTTTGTGAAGTGTTCTAGACTCTGCTTGTTTGCAGGAAACAGTTCCTAAAAATTATACAGACCGTTTACACTACGCCGGTGCttagttttttttgttgttgccaaTAGACTGAGAACAAGAGGTTCAGCCAGTAACAAGTCTCTTACCATAAGCCTATTGTCCATATTTACTTTGCGTAGCATACCGGCTACCGCATTAATATCTTTTTCATTGATCCATGATTTAAATAGTTTTACTGCAAATGCTGCCGACACCCCTGTAAATAAAAAGGACACGTTATTTTGTAGCGTCAGGATGGCGCTTCCCAGTACCGTGGACAGATTCCCCACATCTTTGCGCAAGCATTGCCAGTCCAGAATAAGATCTTGCACATCTACTGGGATCAGTACCATATCGTGCAAGCACTAGGCGGATGTCGTACAGCCAGGATAGAGGTCGGAATTATAACAAGTCGATGCTAAGCCATCCTGCATCGCTGTATCATACTGCAGGCGctcgatatcctggctgtcgggataccggcactgaaatcccgaccgccaggacacagactactattctccctcttggtgtgTCCACTGcacccgtggagggagaataaacagcgtggtcatgcccgcagcgagcccgcaaggagctctatTGCGCTCGACCCGCTGCCGGCTTTCCGAGCACCGGTCTATCGTAGTAAACCCGCAATATGCGGCTTCCCCTATGTATAGTAACTGAAAACGCAAAGATAGTGTTACGCAGACATTTAATGGTTCTTTAAGAGCACACTTTAAACGTTAATTGAGATGTACAACTAAGTTGTGTACTACCTGGCAGTGTAACTTTATAAGCCAAAGACGTGAAAGTTACCACACAGGAACATCATCCCGCAGTGCTCTACACAGCACATTTACACACAATGTAAATCTATAAGGAAGCCTGGAAGATAGTATATGCATGAAGGTTATTATACTCTTACTGGCCTCTCATCTGGTGGTTGTATGCACCATGCCGACCCAAGCCCATTACACAGCACCGTAACAAGAAGCATTCGGTAACATCGCAGTTCAAAGACCCTTACCCTCTTTAACCAAATTCTCATTGTACAGACTGTTCAGAATGGATGCGGAAAGATTCCCATTGGCCAATAGAATACCGGTAAGCATGGCCAGCTTATTCCGCTCCGACTCGGAAAAACCTTTCAGGAAAAGCAGCAGCTGGAGAACAAGATTGGGAAACGGTTTCTATTAGATACAAACGTAATGTGAAGAAA
Protein-coding regions in this window:
- the BZW1 gene encoding eIF5-mimic protein 2 isoform X2, which translates into the protein MLLGQSSTTAAMQKHSLTSWWLEGCWVSVFNKLIRRYKYLEKGFEEEVKKLLLFLKGFSESERNKLAMLTGILLANGNLSASILNSLYNENLVKEGVSAAFAVKLFKSWINEKDINAVAGMLRKVNMDNRLMELFPANKQSLEHFTKYFTDAGLKELAEYVRNQQTIGARKELQKELQEMMSRDEPLKDITLYIKEEMKKNISEQTVIGILWSSVMSCVEWNKKEELVTEQAIKHLKQYSPLLAAFTTQGQSELTLLLKIQEYCYDNIHFMKSFQKIVVLFYKAEVLSEEPILKWYKDAHVAKGKSVFLDQMKKFVEWLKNAEEESESDTEEGD
- the BZW1 gene encoding eIF5-mimic protein 2 isoform X1 translates to MNNQKQQKPTLSGQRFKTRKRDEKERFDPTQFQDCIIQGLNETGNDLEAVAKFLDASGAKLDYRRYAETLFDILVAGGMLAPGGTLADDVIRTDVCVFSAQEDLETMTAFAQVFNKLIRRYKYLEKGFEEEVKKLLLFLKGFSESERNKLAMLTGILLANGNLSASILNSLYNENLVKEGVSAAFAVKLFKSWINEKDINAVAGMLRKVNMDNRLMELFPANKQSLEHFTKYFTDAGLKELAEYVRNQQTIGARKELQKELQEMMSRDEPLKDITLYIKEEMKKNISEQTVIGILWSSVMSCVEWNKKEELVTEQAIKHLKQYSPLLAAFTTQGQSELTLLLKIQEYCYDNIHFMKSFQKIVVLFYKAEVLSEEPILKWYKDAHVAKGKSVFLDQMKKFVEWLKNAEEESESDTEEGD